In Agelaius phoeniceus isolate bAgePho1 chromosome 33, bAgePho1.hap1, whole genome shotgun sequence, the DNA window gcctggatcaggaatggtgtggccagcaggagcagggcttctgtgccaccctaacctgcccccagctctgcacacagacattgctgctgcagctccagagaagggaacaaaaGGGGCATCTATGGTGAGAACTTTGCTGGAAGATACTTTAGTTTGTTTAAAGCCAACAAGGGCACAGgtcctcattgacacagtctgtgggtCACAGTGAAGGTGTGGAGAAACAAAACGAGGTATGGCAGAATcaatgggttttgttttgggacaatattataaaagtaaaacaatgacaaaaaacctccaaaatgaaaccaacaagaagtatcaaaTATGAGTTTTATTATAAGTGACTTGCAAAAACTGGCCatcagtttaatgtttctgaaaccatccagccatcagtctccacactgcagccttgagctcctggttcctcaggctgtagatgagggggttcagggctggaggcaccactgagtacagaactgacagggccagatccagggatggggaggagatggaggggggcttcaggtaggcaaaaAACCCAGTGCTTAGGAAGAGggagaccacggccaggtgagggaggcaggtggaaaaggctttgtgccgtccctgctgagaggggatcctcagcacagccctgaagatctgcacataggacaaaacaatgaacacaaaacaaccaaaacctaAACAGACACCAAGCAATGAAATCCAAATTTTTCTGAAGgtggagtgtgagcaggagagcttgaggatctggggctcctcacagaagaactggcccagggcattgccatggcacagagggagggaaaatgtattggctgtgtgcagcagagcatagagaaaggcactggcccaggcagctgctgccatgtgggcacaagctctgctgcccaggagggtcccgtagtgcagggggttgcagatggacacgtagcggtcgtagcacatgatggtcaggagggaaaactctgctgaaatgaaaaaggcaaacagaaacacctgtgcagcacatcctgagtaggagatggtgctggtgtcccagagggaattgtgcatggctttggggacagtggtgcagatggagcccaggtcgctgagggccaggttgagcaggaagaagaacatgggcgtgtgcaggtggtggccgcaggctacggcgctgatgatgaggccgttgcccaggagggcagccagggagatgcccagcaagaggcagaagtgcaggagctgcagctgccgcgtgtctgccaatgccagcaggaggaagtgcctgatggagctgctgttggacatttgttCATTCTGGACATTGTGGACTGCTGAAAGAGGACATTGACAAAGTTCAATCAAATTCATTGAATTAATTCTATGTATTTTTTTTGGAATCTCTGCAAAATCATTTCTCTTCCGGGGAGGAAATTTGGCTAAACTATTTCTCATTTTGAGTTTGTGCTGCTGAGTACCTGCCTCATCTTTAGCACTGCTCTCAGGCTGAACACTGGGGAGCCCAGGGGGAAAacagggctccctgtgccccagtaCAGTCAGTGCTAGTCCTCACCCAGGAGTACTTTGATCATTACAACTCGTCTGTTTCAGGGTGCCTGCACTTAAAAATTTCTTGAAAAATGAAGTGGAATTTTTGAACACTCCAGTTTAGAACTAATTTTCTCCAaacccttctctctttccctgtgcagctggacAGGACGGGATACCAAGGGTTGCTCtggctctctgctgcctggagttgtgcctgctgggagctgtttctCTCTATCCAAGCCTTGTCcatgccagtgctgccagagcccagcccagccctgggggctcagctctgccctgcagacccctcccagcacagggcactgcccaggggcatctccctggcagcagggccttAAGGGCAGGCCAGACAAACAGAGATGCTGCAagccaaggtgctgctgctgctgtctgtagggagaggaggctgaggaggcACTTTCTGAGGGAGATCTGAGGCCCATCTGCTGATGCCCAGGCTGACAGTGCAGGAGGCTCAGGGACACAGCCAAAGCTGAcagcccctttcccttccctttaggagaaagctgagagcagccctggccatgcagcaccatctccagagcaggaggaatcTGCCCTGATGGGGGTGGCTCCTTGCACCTGGAACTTCTCCCCTGCAGCGTCCatggggagctgccaggcaggctgagagctgcccctggcaggtggcacatgccctgggctggccaagagccctgagggctgcaggagcttctctgcaggacagccctgggcagccatggctgcagccccagcttcagcccctgcagccgtccctggcagcaggagccgtcctgccctgtccctctgacggtgcccagggcagccccgctctgcagcacatcctcctcctcctcctcctcctccccctgctcctcctgtgccacagagaaactgggagagtcctcctgacacatcccccaggctctggggtgtgctggcttcaggagatccctccaggagcacaggggacattgccctgcacccacacactcaccatgcacagggctgtgaagaTCTTTCCCCAGGTGGAGTCTCAGCTCAATGTCTTCCCAATCCTGATTGCCTtcagcctgtctctgcctggctcctgtgccctcagtgcctgcaggcagagccctcagccctgctgggctgggagaggagctggccctggaaGCTCCTTTAAAGCTCCtttaaagctcagcagcacagacacagcacaaggactttaatgagcctcttggggatttggtgttgtttacatcagactcagtccctgagagaGTCTTCAGaaaacttctcaagaactcaaaattaaattgaaactctgaagtttcttgaagttttaacAGGTCCCACTGAAGGACACAACTAAGAAAgagtccccaggttccaggtagagcagaacactggaggcagtgatgacagctgggtacaaacaaggccaaggtgtctctggtgctgagcaaagctggatgtgtttgaggaatgccaagggccaaggcctgagccccagggcctggccaggcagatgctgtccctccctccttgctcagggctcttgctgggatgggcactggcatgtggggatgtgcaatgccaagggcaggagcatggggcggcccctgccaggctgctgagcagggacaaggaggccatgaggccccaggcctgcaagggtcacttgtctcctgctcctgcctcagtgctttcctttttatggaaaagaaccatccctccttcccaggCACCCTTGGTGGGAAAACAGGACTCCCATACCACTAATCAATATGATTAAGCTGAAGCCATTGATTGTTTACATTATGCACTTATTTATGCATTCTAACTCTACTGCACACACTGATCACGCAGCTCTTCATTGGTGCCTCTCTCTTGTCCTTGTGTTCTGCACTCACTTCTCAGGGTATGTGATTGGTTACAGTCCAGGTGGTTCACAGCCCTCTGTTATCTAGTTCTTGTCGTCTTGGTATTCTGTTtctcagcattttctttcttcatttagAACAGTTTATGTCTTAGTAACCTTGGTGAATTCCAGAGGGCTCTGATAAGAAGAACTACAAGCAATATGGCTGGTGCACAGTGTGGCCTAAGTTGTTCAGATACATTGCTACAactcccccttcttcttcttgcaCCAGCCAAAcccttttcactgtattttctaCCAGGTGGGTCACCAATTTCACTATGCATGGAATAGCTCAAAGCAATATAATAATAACTACTAGTAATAACAAAGCTCCCTTTAAGGTATCCTTCAATCATCCCGTTATTCCCCATCCCTCAAACCATTCATCCAAGCCCCAATCATTCAGAGTCAATTTCTTCATGTTGTCTTGTAGTTGTTTGAGTTTCCTGTGGATGGATGTAGACTGGCCAGAGAGATTCATACAACACATTCCTTCAAAATCCTCATACCCGTGTCCATGTGCTAACAGCAAAAAATCTATAGCAGATCTATTTTGCAGTGTGCCATGTTTAGTACTATCTACATCAGTGAgcatttgatttaaaatagctGAACTTGTGTTCagtgtgggaatccacaaaatcagagggtttttgggaaagctgcaaaaggcaggcctcagagacagtagGACtctgattagagctaagcagtagccatgagattggtcagcagaaaaattattgaaaaagtagaaaagcaaggacaaatagaacaatggtctgtgaattaacgcttgtctagaaaaactctctaagctacagaaaagtttttctagcaagatattaggaagtttgaagcttaataatggagctctgtgcattgtgttttaaggcttacaagcaggtattgtattcaaaataagcaaccattgttttaaccaaagctaCATGTGCTTAtcgtggttggatagaactactgtcaatatgcttttgttttgtgggattggtcaaaaaacttataaagtaagttgtaacactgtgttctttgtctgctgccaAGGACacgagctgctggcatcttcccattgtcataaccatgtaatgagactgatgctggaaaataaaacagctcaaggcacgttccacagcagccccgtcccatttgtgatttgtacacagcCCCCGGCTCTCTCTATACAAGACAGACTGTGCAAAGTACTTTATGCTATGAATTTCATGAATTCCTCTCAAAAAGAACCAAACCCCCCTGTTTTAAGGCACTTTCATAACAACATGTACACACACCTCAAAGAAAGACCTCCAGTACTTGACCAGAATCATGAATCTAAAATTATTGAAGGGCCACACCCTCTCATTATGTGGGGGAGAGGATATGCTTGTGTTTCTACAGGTACAGGACCCCCGTGGATTGCCAGAAGATTTATCAGTAGACCACAGATCTGAAGACGACCCCTCAAATGAACACAAAGTCAGCTCCCTCTCCCACCATGCCACAGAAGCAGCTTTCTCTTggagatgaagaaaaaagaaattcatatATCCAAACATTGTGGCAAGGACACTCTTTGCACGTAGATACATCCCACTGATAACATCCATGTCAATCTCAAACGCAGACACACCCCTGCCTTTTCCACCATCCCTCTACCAGTGACCCTTTATCCCTaccccctccctctttcccctcttGAAACTgctcctttttccctccctcaaACTTCCCTTAAAAAAGAGAAGGGCGTGATTGGGAGGAGTTGGTAAGAACTATAGGAGgaacttaaaaatatttcagaatgtCTTAAAATAAGTCAACTAATGAGTGTTTTTACCATACATGAGTGAAAACTACCCAGTGGGAAAGAAGTATGATTCTTTCTGTGACACCCTCCAGGGCACCCCACAGCAGTACCAGTGCCATCGTTGTCATCGTCTTTATCAGCGCCCTCATCTGTATCCAAGTGACCACCGGCTGGATCGTCCCtcagccaaaacaaaacatctgGGTCACTTTGGCAAAGCCATTAAAGCAAGACAATCTTTGCATGGCCATTGGAAGCGTAGACGGTCCGCTCTTAACATGCCTGGTGGGAGTCCCCCTGTCACCAAACGACCGCCCGTATGTAGGTAAGAAACCCAACCCCATGGACACCTGGGACGAATGGATGAAGATCCTCCCAcaccatgtctccacaggacttgcttttccaggcccaggatggtgttctgggcagtggTGTGAGGCACAGGGTCGGTCTCCAGCCATCccgtggtgg includes these proteins:
- the LOC129131852 gene encoding olfactory receptor 14A16-like is translated as MDKAWIERNSSQQAQLQAAESQSNPCAVACGHHLHTPMFFFLLNLALSDLGSICTTVPKAMHNSLWDTSTISYSGCAAQVFLFAFFISAEFSLLTIMCYDRYVSICNPLHYGTLLGSRACAHMAAAAWASAFLYALLHTANTFSLPLCHGNALGQFFCEEPQILKLSCSHSTFRKIWISLLGVCLGFGCFVFIVLSYVQIFRAVLRIPSQQGRHKAFSTCLPHLAVVSLFLSTGFFAYLKPPSISSPSLDLALSVLYSVVPPALNPLIYSLRNQELKAAVWRLMAGWFQKH